One region of Vigna angularis cultivar LongXiaoDou No.4 chromosome 10, ASM1680809v1, whole genome shotgun sequence genomic DNA includes:
- the LOC108335425 gene encoding uncharacterized protein LOC108335425, which yields MSLQVQPQTQPQPLMQQQQQPVQVYPTSVTYQSPPHHSNGSFGSVFVVLAIIVVISAVACCLGRLCNRRSRSHSHSQKHAKPQKQQQQQNHTNFRPKEVDIEFGFDKRIAASKPNGHGAGRGMKPLPHGDMKTFEMKLGHPGKIRPGP from the coding sequence ATGTCCTTACAAGTTCAGCCACAGACACAGCCACAGCCACTGATGCAGCAGCAACAGCAACCTGTTCAGGTCTACCCTACCAGTGTCACATACCAGTCACCACCCCACCATTCAAACGGATCTTTTGGCTCAGTGTTTGTTGTTTTGGCTATAATAGTAGTCATTTCTGCAGTTGCTTGCTGCCTTGGAAGGCTTTGCAACCGCCGCAGCCGCAGCCACAGCCACAGCCAGAAACATGCTAAACCTCaaaagcagcagcagcagcagaaCCACACCAACTTCCGTCCAAAAGAAGTGGACATTGAATTCGGGTTTGACAAGAGAATTGCAGCTTCCAAGCCTAATGGACATGGAGCAGGCAGAGGAATGAAGCCACTTCCTCATGGTGACATGAAAACTTTTGAAATGAAGCTTGGTCACCCAGGAAAAATAAGACCAGGTCCATGA
- the LOC108334907 gene encoding type 2 DNA topoisomerase 6 subunit B-like, translating into MEFSTVQELCLHLISSAYQRCRLSEQICRLAIILTRSSSVHPSLRISISDTGIGSCLEEFQDLRFSSTDFADNWDGILSLKTTSIMDTEIHSYQINLKERGSSRITRLPSNTKNGAKFSGSEAYLSCFVSRDLLLSDIHTFIQKMQILKIPNIAIQLVAEDCDDPESRYEKIFLANECKQLPMSASNLELLKSGIEDYVVKHGNNLSNMCNSCFPSWEQLKVGIGVACCTDNRLNTELVMEAVILMSNISMQNIACFREYDNRTEVLYFKDFSPCTISRSSMKALQSIDWKTYGLNLRGTVEQDGVTLLEWENMPTDTHIDIVLHVYHKQYPALDKSFLSLSETVKSVLHRHIVKTMIPAPRKLSPLDRNLVKRAVKLSLDDLKANHSQDFLSSRALQIRSYAPDLAKTIAGLILSSSDLDFQGECFSLLGLQSQEVGTEIVESCIEERIVSVIEMNDKKPNNSQQVAPYLFEELENPVRESEFQENDFSPLDF; encoded by the exons ATGGAGTTTTCTACGGTTCAGGAATTGTGCTTACAT TTAATATCTTCAGCGTATCAAAGATGCCGATTATCGGAGCAGATTTGCAGACTCGCAATCATTCTCACTCGCTCTTCATCTGTGCATCCTTCTCTTCGAATTTCAA TCTCCGATACTGGCATTGGGAGCTGCTTAGAGGAATTTCAAGACTTAAGGTTTTCTTCCACGGATTTTGCTGACAATTGGG ATGGAATACTTTCTCTCAAAACCACCA GCATTATGGATACCGAGATACATAGTTATCAGATAAACCTGAAAGAAAGGGGTTCCTCTAGAATAACAAGACTACCTTCAAACACAAAAAATGGGGCAAAATTCAG TGGTAGTGAAGCTTATCTGTCTTGTTTTGTTAGCCGTGATCTCTTACTGTCTGATATCCATACCTTTATACAGAAG ATGCAAATTTTAAAGATTCCT AATATTGCAATTCAATTGGTAGCAGAAGATTGCGATGATCCGGAATCACGATATGAAAAGATTTTTCTTGCGAATGAGTGCAAGCAATTACCAATGTCGGCATCAAATCTAGAACTTCTTAAGTCAGGCATAGAAGACTATGTAGTTAAGCATGGAAATAATTTAAGTAACATGTGTAACTCTTGCTTCCCAAGTTG GGAGCAGCTCAAAGTTGGAATTGGGGTAGCTTGCTGCACTGATAATCGTTTAAACACGGAACTGGTGATGGAGGCAGTCATATTAATGAGTAATATATCAATGCAGAACATTGCGTGCTTCCGGGAATATGATAATAGAACAGAG GTTTTGTATTTCAAGGACTTTTCACCTTGTACAATCTCCCGATCATCTATGAAGGCATTGCAAAGCATTGACTGGAAAACATATGGCTTAAACTTAAGGGGTACAGTAGAGCAAGATGGCGTTACATTACTAGAATGGGAAAACATGCCTACAGATACACACATTGATATTGTGCTCCACGTATATCATAAACAATATCCAGCATTGGACAAatcctttttatctttatcagAGACAGTTAAAAGTGTTTTACATA GACACATTGTTAAGACCATGATACCAGCTCCTAGGAAATTGTCTCCACTTGACAGAAACCTTGTTAAGAGAGCAGTTAAACTTTCACTGGATGATTTGAAGGCGAATCATTCCCAGGATTTTTTAAGTTCACGTGCCCTTCAG ATTCGCAGTTATGCCCCTGATCTCGCAAAAACTATTGCTGGGCTGATATTGTCTTCCAGCGATTTGGATTTCCAGGGAGAATGCTTTTCTCTTCTTGGATTACAGTCTCAAGAAGTTGGAACTGAAATTGTGGAAAGCTGTATTGAAGAAAGGATTGTTTCAGTTATAGAGATGAACGACAAGAAGCCCAACAATTCTCAACAGGTCGCACCTTACCTTTTCGAAGAATTAGAAAACCCTGTCCGGGAATCAGAATTTCAAGAAAACGATTTCAGCCCCTTGGACTTTTAA
- the LOC108334738 gene encoding proline-rich receptor-like protein kinase PERK13: protein MANESSSNGSPMSDFITASPPPPSLSQQSSDDAESLPSSEPPPQPSQSSPLPSPSTSPPPPEISSPPPTVPPPKKSPPPAPENSPPPPTPVHSPPPPTPSTSPPPTPSTSPPPPLSPSPPPPDQSSPPPKRSPPPPSPRRSAPPPSLTPPPRSQPSPSPSPPPPQPSLSPPPPSPQSYVPPPQFLRPSTPTAIPPSPVFRITTPPPPLQTAPASTPHSQLRPPPGILPAIPPILHMSAPQKSNLPPVSPSSSGNNSTGQIVGLALVGVFIIAFLAMVIFFLLRNKRENNYSSPSPGKSNIRGAGTPGDVHYFVEEPGFGNGAQQGGMHIRSPSDPALSGGQLVFTYEKIAEITNGFSSENIIGEGGFGYVYKASMPDGRVGALKMLKAGSGQGEREFRAEVDIISRIHHRHLVSLIGYCISEQQRALIYEFVPNGNLNQHLQGSEFPVLDWSKRMKITIGAARGLTYLHDGCNPKIIHRDIKSANILLDNAYEAQVADFGLAKLTDDANTHVSTRVMGTFGYMAPEYATSGKLTDRSDVFSFGVVLLELITGRKPVDPMQPLGEESLVEWARPLLLRALETGEFGELVDPKLQQQYIDKEMSKMIEAAAACVRHSALKRPRMVQVLRSLDNGDQLYDLSNGVRYGQSTVYNSGQYNEDIARFRKMVNGSFDDSEFDNLSSEFRSTVSREMVELNSASISHSPRNSDSQFKVFHHQRSQTQNRS, encoded by the exons ATGGCTAACGAATCCTCTTCAAATGGCTCGCCTATGTCGGATTTCATTACGGCTTCGCCTCCGCCACCGTCCTTGTCGCAGCAGTCATCGGACGACGCAGAGTCTCTGCCATCCTCGGAACCGCCGCCACAGCCTTCACAGTCATCGCCTTTACCATCACCGTCAACGTCACCACCACCCCCAGAAATCTCTTCTCCGCCACCTACCGTACCTCCGCCGAAAAAATCTCCTCCGCCGGCACCGGAGAATTCGCCTCCTCCACCAACGCCGGTTCATTCACCGCCACCACCAACTCCTTCTACTTCTCCACCACCTACCCCTTCTACTTCTCCACCACCTCCCCTTTCTCCGTCGCCACCTCCGCCAGATCAATCTTCTCCCCCGCCAAAACGTTCTCCGCCTCCTCCGTCACCAAGACGTTCAGCTCCACCACCTTCTCTCACACCGCCGCCACGTTCACAACCgtcaccatcaccatcaccgCCACCTCCACAACCGTCACTATCACCGCCACCTCCATCACCGCAATCTTACGTTCCTCCTCCACAGTTCCTTCGGCCTTCAACTCCAACCGCAATTCCACCTTCACCCGTTTTCCGTATTACCACGCCTCCGCCGCCGCTGCAGACAGCTCCAGCGTCAACACCCCATTCACAACTGCGACCACCACCGGGAATATTACCAGCAATACCTCCGATTTTACATATGTCTGCTCCCCAGAAGAGCAACCTTCCGCCGGTGTCTCCAAGCTCCTCCGGTAATAATAGTACAGGACAGATTGTTGGTCTTGCTCTCGTCGGGGTTTTCATCATTGCCTTTCTTGCTatggttattttctttttattaaggaATAAGCGAGAGAACAACTATTCCTCGCCCTCCCCTGGAAAATCTAACATAAGAGGAGCCGGTACACCAGGAG ATGTGCATTACTTTGTAGAGGAGCCTGGTTTTGGGAATGGAGCACAACAAGGTGGCATGCATATAAGATCTCCTTCAGATCCGGCTCTGAGCGGTGGTCAGTTAGTTTTTACCTACGAAAAGATTGCGGAGATCACTAACGGGTTTTCCAGCGAAAACATCATAGGGGAGGGGGGATTTGGGTATGTTTACAAGGCTTCCATGCCTGATGGTAGAGTGGGGGCGCTTAAGATGTTGAAGGCTGGTAGTGGGCAGGGAGAAAGAGAGTTCAGGGCTGAGGTTGACATTATCAGCAGAATCCATCATCGACATTTGGTTTCACTGATTGGTTATTGCATATCAGAACAGCAAAGAGCGCTCATCTATGAGTTCGTTCCTAATGGGAATCTCAATCAGCACTTGCAGG GAAGTGAATTTCCAGTTTTGGATTGGTccaagaggatgaagataacAATTGGTGCTGCAAGGGGCCTGACATATCTTCATGATGGAT gCAACCCAAAGATTATTCACAGAGATATTAAATCGGCAAACATTCTTTTGGATAATGCTTACGAGGCACAGGTTGCAGACTTTGGGCTTGCAAAGCTAACCGACGATGCTAATACTCATGTATCAACTAGGGTGATGGGGACCTTTGG GTACATGGCTCCAGAGTATGCAACAAGTGGAAAATTAACGGATAGATCAGATGTTTTCTCTTTTGGAGTTGTCCTCCTTGAGCTTATAACTGGAAGGAAACCTGTTGATCCAATGCAGCCCTTAGGAGAGGAGAGTTTGGTTGAGTGG GCTCGTCCACTTCTCCTTCGTGCACTTGAGACAGGAGAATTTGGTGAACTAGTAGACCCTAAGCTTCAACAACAATACATTGACAAAGAAATGTCGAAAATGATTGAGGCAGCAGCAGCATGTGTTCGCCACTCTGCTCTAAAGCGACCTCGTATGGTTCAG GTGCTAAGATCCTTAGACAACGGTGACCAACTATACGATCTTTCAAATGGGGTGAGATATGGTCAGAGCACTGTTTATAATTCTGGTCAATATAATGAAGACATTGCAAGATTCAGAAAGATGGTTAATGGAAGCTTTGATGATTCTGAGTTTGATAATCTCAGCTCAGAATTCCGTTCAACTGTTTCAAGAGAAATGGTTGAACTCAACTCTGCAAGCATATCACATAGTCCACGAAATAGTGATTCACAATTTAAAGTTTTCCACCACCAAAGGAGCCAAACCCAGAACAGGTCTTAA